A region of the Ischnura elegans chromosome 11, ioIscEleg1.1, whole genome shotgun sequence genome:
ttatatgttggctgaagacgatagacagcaatgggacaatagaatggaccgcgagaacccATACCATCATAACGAAAGTGATGCAATAAACGGATATTACATTGCATCACAACAGCCTAGAGCCTGTCACCATCCTTGTGAGGCATCTGAGGAGATGGACTTCTGTACTCATGGAATGGACGGGATGAATACTGGCTTCCAACCTCAATATGACAATAGGGATCCATGTCAAAGTGAGCTCAGAGAAGAATGGGAACAACGGGAAGGTGTGATGGCTGGCGATAGGTATGCAGCTGATCCACCAGCACCGAGCCGGCCTGCAGAAAACACGAGTGTCTCCGTAATTCCGCTGGATTTTCTCCGTGGACTAGCGGACCGGATTGGGAGAGGAGAGGCAACTGAGGAAGTTAAGATAATTTTGGATTTGGTCACGGATATGACGGAGGATCCGGAAAACGACCTGTTGTGGGTACAATCCGAGCCGATAATAATGGAGGAGCTACTACTTAGTTTGGCGCACAAAATCACCGACGAAAAGAGGCGACAGCAGCATGGAGAGCTCTACCCGCAACACACGAGCTCTGTCCACCAATACTCCGATCAGATTTCATTTGGGTGCAACACGATGAATACTGGCTTCCAAACTCAATATGACAATAGGGATCCACGCCAAAATGAGCCCGCAGAAGAATGGGAACAACgggaaggtgcgatgcctggcGATAGGTATGCAGCTGATCCACCAGCACCGAGCCGGCCCGCAGAAAATCCGAGTGTCTCGGCAATTCCGCTGGATTTTCTCCGTGGACTAGCGGACCGGATTGGGAGAGGAGAGGCAACCGAGGAAGTTAAGATATTCCTTGATTTGGTCACGGATATGACGGAGGAACCGGAAAACGACCAGCTGTGGGTACAACCCGAGCCCATAATAATAAAGGCGCTAATACATAGGTTGGCGCACAAAATCACCGACGAAAAGAGGCGACAGCAGCATGGAGAGCTCTACTCGCAACAGACGACCCCTGCCTACCAGTACTCCGATCAGACTTCATCTGGGTGCAAGTGCTACTACCACTCTCTCTACCAAAGAAATTCATCCGAAAATGTGAGTACATAATTTAAGTTGAATTAAAGTACTATTGCCTAAGGTAGAAGGCTTCCTTTCTCTGAGTAATATACGAAATGTTTACAAGAGCGGGCATCGATTTCTGTGCGTGAGACCAGCTTTGAAAAGGTGAAAACCTGGATCCCGCGGTGGATCTGATAGGGTGTTTGGAACGAAAGCGTGTACACctatgtctcgtatagcgcaagggatgcgttccttggggtctttgcgctatacgaatttgcgttatacgagagcgttttaacattgggaagatagggaagcattcctggtagcataggtgttgggtatcaaATACCCTCTCAACCAtaaatattcccataaatagccttaaaataccctatttatataaattttacagTTGAaagtatctttaaagatagtggtaacgcattcaaagacttatattcacgttaaaaataattcgtacgcgcttttgaaattccctcctttcGTGCGGGTAGACTAACATCTgatatctcaggggttcgtaatacattgccggcagttgattatttttcaaaccagtctaaaaacaactattgtgtcacccaggcccttttgtcgctcatcgaaatgacaggcaaatgctactttgaatgccatttcatagctagcggagtttacgaatgattaatcattttaatttgaagtcctccgaagcattagcagctacgtgaaagtctttaaatgccttaaaACCAGACCCAGGTTtaccttccctgaaaatgaatgcacgaaaatgcattcttttccaaaacaatatcgtctcgtcaactctaaaaactagttgagggggaaaggaaccACTTTGAATTACAtattggagttcatcagaaaatattgCGGTGACTACGCTTTCAACACTtccagattcacctgatatcgccgcactgaaatacctgcttgccgtttaaaagtctggaaccaaccggagctttcaaaaatgtctcgGAACAAATACCACCCTCGTCTTTtggtacagattcacaatgaactttccgtatgtgtagaccgcttggttgaagttgttgcggctgaggtcactgatgttttaacttcgtctttattcagaattaGGCATCGTGTATTTAAACTTCCAAGCAATATCGTTTtaacgctctccattttcaaagcaatcggcctctttcaatttctcttctaggtttattgtttttcttgataaattgatttttctacccgcattcctatactatgccattttctcttggtttttactctgcatggctctatcgaaatcaccttccactgctgaaccgTGTTCCtaagacgcagagggcctacgactgcagggagggaacgaagccattgtgtttgagactctaaagcggacccttttatgtgttgatgctattcatacgcaactcggctaCCGCTCCATTTCttccccgtgaataccgatgaacttgaaggctttagcgaagaccctctacctggaagtcaatcgcccgataacctatgacggcaaaaattacgtctcaaaccgtattgcttaaaaaaactcatttccattagccccacgcttaattaatgatctaaattaactattatcattctgttaaggatacgagataaattacttcggtatgccggctatctggacccaatgacgagtaatacttttggccattgcacagcaatggatttcgattaatatataaacaaaaaagaagatttgaggcaagaaaataatggtaatatgcgtaaaatgatagcaatttcgtgcgTACTTAGCGCAATTTCACGTTTTATCATCAGAgcgtttaagttttttgattaggctacactgcgtagcgatgtttccccgaggaacgaatttgcgctaggatgaaaagttctcgggctttccaccgggtaataaaatccttctccgccgacgtttcgatgtccatcaggggcatcatcctcagggcaactgagtgtCGAGACAAAAATTTTTGTCTTGACACTCAGtttccctgaggatgatgcccctgatggacatcaaaacgtcggcggagaaggattttattacccggtggaaagcccgagaacttttcatccaacacctacgccgggaaaacacccgaatTTGCGCTacatcgaaattgcgctatacgagacatgggtgtatttcatATTGATTCTTTCGATTGGGATAAGCATTTAAAAGAGGAATCACAGAGATGGagcaatgtaaatatttcaatgaataccatagatgatttttgttcaaaaaaatttattctttgaaaaattagtaattggaCAACCTTATTATGTGTTGTTACAAGCTTAGAAATCCTCAAAATTATCGTTACCTTTCCGACCCCCCTAAAGCTGGTAAGTGACCCCCAGAACCACACGTTTCCCCCCtattccctatcctggatccgccactactaGCGATAACACCCTCACTATATGATTTCCTAAAAacgaataaatgaaacaaaatatacaaaGAAATCACCGACACGTGGAAACTGGGTGACAGATTCCATGTTTTTTACATTGAACAAAAGGGACAAAAAAATACATGGGGAGGATATTTTTTGTCGAAGCTTAtcttaattttctataaaaaattatttcaatgagttACGAAATTCTGGTGAACGacaccattaaaaatttaattctcataGTACATTAGAAATCTTCTAAACATCATCTATaacaatatgttttctttttttcacagacGAATCGCATGGATGACGGCAATACATTGGAAGGTGGAGAAAGAGGACATCATTCCCACACCCATTGCCGTTCATCTATGGAGGAAAGAAACCAGTGCCAACGCAGAACTGGATACCTGGGAGGAACTGTAGCTGGCGAAATTCAGCTGCGAGGAAGACAGGTACAGACAAGGAGGAGAGGTACATCAGATATGGCTTCCGATCTCGAAGACTTCGAAGGATTGGAACACGAATTAAAAATgcttgagaagaagaggaagtcCTTGATAAGTGCACGCAATGAAGGGCTGGAGAGACTGTCGAAGATGAATGTAAAACCCCAGTTCGTAAGAGTACCACAAGGCACAGTGCTGgatgacgtcacatgcaagatttatatgataaaattacaactatcacaaatggattaatattgttgaaatgatatCCAAAACTTGATTCACTCTCGTAAACCTGTGAGGAAATATTATTAGTTTTGCTTTTCTTATGTCGCATTAGGGTACCGAGTTCCAAATTATGCTCCTTCACTCTTTGTAAAATCAAAAGTGTTAGTTGTCATGCATCTTGTTCATAAAATTGTGTGAGAGCAGCAGGTCATTCACGATGAACTCCACTaccttgtaaaatattaatacaacgctttcattttggtgatttttaaatttggtgtGTTCATGTGATTTTTTCCTGCATGGCCAAATTGTCCTACGTGTcatgatgcatgtcaccaaaggcatcgtcacaatatcGCCATGGCATGCCAAGTACCAAATTATATTACATTGGATGTACCtggggatgcattaaaatttgatgacgtggttggctctctaattgcattgcattataattttttacccttattctcccattgatctccatagattATATATTACACCGAATTTCATTAATTGAATGGCATCCAGTACGCGTTAATTCTTTTATCAAGGACCCACAGctgtttgttaattatttttagagttttttagtttttaattattgccAATATAAATCTATAATTATACCAAATTTCGCCGGAATGACGCGACCAATATCCACGTACTACTTCAGGGATGGCGAAAATGATGGCTTAAATTATAACTATCAATTATATTATCAATTAtaactatcaattataattataattattacttaatCATTTTCAGAGGTTGGTAGGGATGACAAGTGTCCTTATTTCCATCGTTTATCCATTGAATTTGCCATCACTGAACAATTACGTGGAATAAGCAGCAGCCAATCAGAGCACGAGACCAAATGAATTTTCTGGTGAAATTATTGAGCTTTTTGAGAACAACTTCAGTATTTATTAAGGAAGCCTTAAATGACGGAGTGATATAGAGGATGATAGTTTACGCAATCTTTCCCCCAAGGAGTCTGTATATAGGAGGCTCAATTacatcccgtagaaggctgatttctgttgccacttcggtcgcattttaatcgattttcaaaaatgtccgtggcgctgTGGTGAGTGTTACGCGATCCACTTTCATCCAATACTTTGCTGAACATAGTCTGCCATAGACTTATAAGACGGCGTTTATACTAAATTAGTTCCGCATCACGCGATGGATTTTCACGTACTGGTTTAGGATCGGCAGCAATGACGGCTGACAAATTGAAGCTCGGACAGGGGCGGTTTGGCCAGGTAGGCTGAAAGGCGATCGCAGAGAATCCGAGTTTAAAGGGCCACAGAGCGCTAGGTACTGTCGTGaagaattattatcaaagtattctaccgattaagggtCGTTTCCTAGGAGTGCTTGAGAAGAATTCCaaatatatgatgaaaataaagGCTCAACAAATAAAGCTAAGATTATTTGGAACAAGTTTTCTTTGCAATTGGAACAAGGTTTCCCATTtgttattgcctgaatcgaaagattatttctcttggattttttatattttacgcttttagatttttaaatggcgatatctatttttcgcggttaaatgaaaagtgaaaaactttaacgtgcgcgaaaacgcgacggctaacaataagtaaaaaTGCTGGAAAAAACCTGTGTGAAGTCAtactggttccggctgccgctgtgagaggccaccttggtgcgaggctatgagtgccgccacgatgcaggctgctagcaggtagcagagtaccctgcttgcaggtagcgcttggcttaaataaggaccaTTTAAACCCTACCAAGCGAGGGAAACTATCCAATCTTAGGcaatttttaataggtgattatgaagagatatACCGccgagctctgtgccacatgcattcattggtaatctcagacgatgtaaaactcctgactacgcgaatagcatctgggtccctgtaccatctcgtggagtggcatcgcattgccgctaatctggccattttcaaatgaggttaaaattgaccaataacacccgtccaaactgggatttctaaagccaagtaatttgtatattaagaatacaaaaatggcgtgtaacgaatcacaatctgtctttagttttctttgatgacggaaaataccccattgcgcaggttagaactgcattaatttctaaactgTCGTGGAATTGGGCGAATGCATGCacgaaatcagaacaggggctattgtgccatctcacgtccacgcattctcgcatgtgttctagcaattcatcgcattacacgacgcaattttggctACGCCTTCCTATACACGTCAGATTGTGAAAGTACGTGCCCCGTTTAAAAAGGcgtttagatatcttcacaacatctaatgaatAGATAATATGTGTGCTTTTTAAGGTTTTTGGTTATCCCCAGACATACAGACAAAAAATTGTGATATTCAATTTCATACAGAATATATACTACCTATGAATACTGATTGAGACAACAGTTTTGTTAATATCATGGATGTATCTACTTGAATATCTATGAGGCCTTAGTTTTACTATCCATGGTGGGTGTTACTAGCAGGATATCCATGCAACGTAGTCAAAATATCCATTGTGTAATAACAATGTGTTTTTGCCCTATCGACCTTATTTAATCTGCTGCTAAGGGGATTACTAATAAATAATGCACGGGATTGTAGCCGAGTaagaaaatcgcaaatgtcttcaaggaaaatagtatttcttcaagcaaataattttaaaaactattatagAGCtgttagagtttttttttaaatgtcgatttcattcaccttaacattgcttaaatcttaccaacatcttgaacaaccatggcttgccaccccTATTTTTGATCGTGGGTTCCCCCCATATTTTTGCGCATAAAAACtaataacaaataatgaaaaatagcaatttcacgagtgaaaatatattgaaaagtgacaatttcacaactaataaaatttaatattgtactatgattatattatctatttattcaactttttccttgaaactgctcagtaatttaaaaaagaaaagacctctaaaataacctaTTCGAAAAACCcttcaaaaatttttcatcaagtttttttatgttttgactcCCTGttcttatttactttttatgtaatattatttaCCCTGAGTATTTcgtaaatatggcaaaaaatgaCTCCGAAGTATATAATATccgcaaaaaaaactttgattcaaGTAACCCGAATCGTTGTTAAAACACCTTTCACTCACGCTTCACGATAAATTCGAGCGTTGAGTGGGGGGGCATTCTAAGCTCGGGGTCCCCAGCGATTGCCGGCCCttgccagaccgcccctggcacTGAAGCCTTCACGGAAACTTGATTCAATGTGCCGCCTTGGCAGAGAGGTAATCAGTCAGTTGgcgatgaattatttcctcaaagGCTAAAGGTAAGGCACATAGAATCGACATTGGGCGGAAATCAGCAGGGGAGGAGGGCTTTCGGACTTTGGTGACGGGTATAACGAGTGGGTTTTCCATATTCTAGTAAAGTCTTAATTGGATTCAGAATAGTTGAATATTTCAAGCAGTAATGATTACAATTTTTCGGGGAATTTACGaatgatgaaatttgaaattccatGAACCCCGGATGAGTGGGGTAGGGAACGGGCCAGTGGCATAGCGAGGGAGGAGGTACGGGGGGGTCCGAAGCCCCCCCCGAAATGTAGAAACACTAGtactttccttcgtaaaagaaaacgaaatattgaaaaatcatgaatttacaaaagatatctttgacaaatgaagtttttttgattatggaaagtgttaaaattagtttataaccctCTACACATAAGCCTATTTTTTCAGAACCCCCGACTTTGGACCCacacccgaatgaaattcc
Encoded here:
- the LOC124168488 gene encoding uncharacterized protein LOC124168488; its protein translation is MNTGFQTQYDNRDPRQNEPAEEWEQREGAMPGDRYAADPPAPSRPAENPSVSAIPLDFLRGLADRIGRGEATEEVKIFLDLVTDMTEEPENDQLWVQPEPIIIKALIHRLAHKITDEKRRQQHGELYSQQTTPAYQYSDQTSSGCKCYYHSLYQRNSSENTNRMDDGNTLEGGERGHHSHTHCRSSMEERNQCQRRTGYLGGTVAGEIQLRGRQVQTRRRGTSDMASDLEDFEGLEHELKMLEKKRKSLISARNEGLERLSKMNVKPQFVRVPQGTVLDDVTCKIYMIKLQLSQMD